The following are encoded in a window of Nocardioides houyundeii genomic DNA:
- a CDS encoding ECF transporter S component, with the protein MTAVRIGPRSALVLALVSVLGLMMLGWPFLLDVPDGARVDPPFLFLALLPLLMVMVLAEITEGGMDARVLAVLGLLSAINGVARGLGAGVAGLELIFFLLILGGRVFGPAFGFILGATSLFVSALFTAGVGPWLPFQMLVAGWVGMGAGLLPRRLSGRAEIVVLVLYGILSAYLYGLVMNVWGWPFMLGIEVPGREATELSFVAGAPVADNLHRFAIYTLVTSTGGWDTGRALTNAVAIAVLGPSVLATLRRVARRAVVVRVSEPG; encoded by the coding sequence ATGACCGCGGTGCGGATCGGACCGCGCAGCGCCCTCGTGCTGGCACTGGTCTCGGTGCTGGGACTGATGATGCTGGGGTGGCCGTTCCTGCTGGACGTGCCGGACGGGGCCCGGGTGGATCCGCCCTTCCTCTTCCTGGCGCTGCTGCCGCTGCTGATGGTGATGGTGCTCGCGGAGATCACCGAGGGCGGGATGGACGCCCGGGTGCTGGCGGTCCTGGGGCTGCTCTCGGCCATCAACGGCGTCGCCCGGGGGCTCGGCGCCGGCGTGGCCGGGCTGGAGCTGATCTTCTTCCTGCTGATCCTCGGCGGCCGGGTCTTCGGTCCCGCCTTCGGGTTCATCCTGGGTGCCACGTCGCTCTTCGTCTCGGCGCTCTTCACGGCCGGGGTGGGACCGTGGCTGCCCTTCCAGATGCTGGTGGCGGGGTGGGTCGGGATGGGTGCCGGCCTGCTGCCGCGGCGGCTGTCGGGCCGCGCCGAGATCGTGGTCCTGGTGCTCTACGGGATCCTGTCGGCCTATCTCTACGGCCTGGTGATGAACGTGTGGGGGTGGCCCTTCATGCTCGGCATCGAGGTGCCGGGTCGCGAGGCCACCGAGCTCTCCTTCGTCGCCGGAGCACCGGTGGCGGACAACCTGCACCGGTTCGCGATCTACACGCTGGTCACCTCGACCGGGGGATGGGACACCGGTCGGGCGCTGACCAACGCGGTGGCGATCGCCGTGCTCGGACCGTCGGTGCTCGCCACGCTGCGGCGGGTCGCCCGGCGCGCGGTGGTGGTCCGGGTCAGCGAGCCAGGGTGA